The window GTTTAAAGATGCTCCTTTGTGGGAGTCCCTGTAACCCTAAGAAGTCTCTTGTTACTCCATGACTTGCAGCAATTCCCTCCATCCCCTCAAATGCATCCCTAAAACAAGAGCCATCCGTTAATTCTGGAGTAGTGGTTGATGTCGGAGAGCTCATAACCATGTTTTCGACATGTCCAACATACTCTGCGGATGAACCGATTACATTTGTAGAGCGAGGAAGTGCCATTTGGGTCAAGTTTGAATGTCTGCTCATGGTTGCACCCATCTCTGACGCCTTCTGGAGCAGTGCAGTGGCTGACATGTAAGGGGATGGATTGTAGTTGGCTGGAGGATGGTAGATCATTGCAGCAGGATCGAATTGGGTCAAACCGGAGCTGCAGGATCCCTGCCATGGAGGGAGCTGCTGGCTTTGGAGGAGGGTTGGTTGCTGCAGGAGGGAGGAGGGCGAATCTTGAGGAAATTGCAGTGGAGACTGGTGATGATTGACACTTGCGGTCTCCTTCGCCAGTGCATCACAGAAGGCCCTGTGAGTGATGAAGCTATCCTTCCTGCAACGAACAACCCTTAAGCACTTCATAATTGGATATATGATCGGTTGGATTATCTTTGAATTAGTAGATGCATGCTAATTACCTTGAGAAAAGGGTGCCGCACTCGCATTTGTATTCCCTGGTGCCGCAGATCTTGGAGTGAGCCTTCCAGTCGGACTGAACGGCATACTTCTTGGAGCACTTGTCGCACTTCCACTTCTTCTCGCCGTGCTTCCTGCTGAAGTGCTTCTTAATCCCGGTGAGGTCCCCAAGAGCCCTGGAAGGGTCATGGTGGACGCAGCTCGCCTCCGGGCACACATACACCTTCTTCCTCACCATCTCCTTCCTTTGCTTCAGCTTCCACGGCAGGTTGTGGCCTCGCCGGTGCAGCTGCAGGTTCTGCTCCCTTTGGAATCCTTTGCTGCAGATCTCGCACACAAACCTGTTTCTGGCCATCAGGGTCTGGGGGGACAATGCCACTACCTCAGCCTCTGGGTCTGAATTAATTACCAATCTACTAAAATTAGTGATTCGAAAGGAGAATTAaggaatgaaaaataaattaaattaaattgacctGGATTTCCTGGCAGATTCCTCTTTTTCTTGTTTTGAACTGGATTTTCAGAGGAGAAGCTAGTTTCTCCTGAGGCAGCAGAGGTGAGATTAGACATGTTCTCTTCCACCATCGCCAAATCGTGCTGCTGCTGGGTTATTCTCATCCCTTTCATCATCTGTTTGGCTTAAGATCGTTCTCCAAACCTATCGATGCCATTAACGAGTCACATATATcagatcaaacaaaaaaaaaaaaaaaaagagggaaagTACTATTAAATTATTCCAAAAGCAAAGAGGGAAAAGGTAGTATGCTCATGGATCTCAAGGGATATTCCAAAATTTACacagagaaaactaaaacacggAATAAGATTTGAGGATGACACTATCAGAATGAACAATACCTGAATCAAAACAAAAGCTAAGTAATAAGAAACCAGGGGGACAAAAGAACCACCACCAAAGTGCAAATTAAGGGAAAGAATCACAGAGATGGAGAGAATTTGGAAGAGTAGAGAGATGAGGATGAGGGAAACGAAGAAGTAGATGTGCAAGCCTCCACCACTGCATTATAAATACAGCCACCAGACTTGACGTTGCATTTGCTGTCTTTTTCCCTGCCTAGAATTTCTCTACCTCATCACTTAATTGCATGCAGTAAGAAGAAAAAAATGGCCTTGTCTTACACGCATCACTcggtatttatttattatatcatGAGGAGAATATTCAGTACCGTGGGCGGAACATTTACGGATTAACAGTGTCAAGACTTGGTTCAAGCActgttcatctttttttttttttaaacagtaTTTCATAATGAGAGAGCACTTGCAGCAGAAAATAAGAATAGTTCACTTAGCTGACTCCAATTCTGCTCTGCTTTCAGTTTTGGCTTTTGGATCTTAACAatgttattaaattaaaattttccttttgttgtgTGTTAATTTTGGGTGTGTGAAAAGGCGAAATGATGTATTGATGTGGAGTTGATTTAGTTGACAATGAGAGCAGTGGGAAGAAGAAAAGCAAGGCACCGCTTTTGCTTACTTTTTCTTAGATTAAGTTACAATGATTGGGGATTGATTGAGCTCAATATTGGCATGCTCGTGTCTTATCAGTTCTTTACAGATCATTATTTCTTTATGTGAATGCATCTCATTGATTGGCTCTTCGATCGTTGGCCAAATTATCAACAAATATTGATATTCAAAGCTAATAGCAGCATTTTCATTATCCGTTATTGATCAAATTTTTCTGTTAGATCTTGGTTTTTCAAACTAACAAGAGTCACATCAATAATCTAGTTCATAAATAAGTTCTTTTCAGTGTggttcaattcaatttaatgaaaTATTAAGTTGTTATTTGAGTCTGTAAATTGTCAATCATTTTTTTAATTCACACTTCTCTCTTCTTATCTCCTTTTGCAATAACAATGATAATCTCATTCTAGGATCCTCCAAAATTATCTTATACGATCTGAAAAAGAGGTAAATCATGTAGGACGTAGCTTAGCACAATAGTCTTTTGCATAAGGTCAGACGATTCATTTCACACACATTGAGAATTAACCCCTCACACACATTGAGAATCGATCTCATGATCTATTATAGTAACATTACATGCAAGTACCCACTATGTGAGCCCGTGGTGCTCTCTTCTTATCTCCTTTGATAAGTTTTAAGGTCTAAATGATTTGATGGTTCAACCACGAGAATTTAACTCTCACCTTAACCTCCATGAGTTTTTACATGAGAGTCTTTGTGATGAGAATTTACCTTTTGTGATATTCAACGAGGTTATTATAAGTATCCCGGGTTAGTTTTatatgatcaaccgagttaagttagactcTGTAATTTTGATCCCTTGTGTCTAAAAGTGcaaggacttaggaacacaaaaagtcaACCGGAAGACGCAgcgaacgagaaggatgacacgagaagcgAGTcggcgggctcggtgcatcctagGGAcgaagagttgcggaagagtacaccgacgaacgagaagaatgtgcacggtgcttccgagggacaagaaaccgaggaggaagactgcttgaggaaaGGGTCgaagttgggtttgagtgagcTCAACTATGGACGACTGGAGAATCGCCCAAGTAGCCAGACGAGTCAACTTCTGAGTTGACTAGATCCAGATGCCCAGACCAGGTTCAAGCTCTCGGACTCCAGGCGCTCAGGTCGGATCCAAGCACTTGGACTATTCTGTCATGTCAGCGAGCCATTAGTTGAAGAGGATCAACACAAAGTCCATGTCAGCCGACTCTAGGTGCCCAGACCAGGTCCAGACGCCCGGGAAGTTTTGATCCATTAGAAAGAAGTTGTTGTGGAGTGGATCGAGTCAACTGAGTCCAAGCACCCGGATCAGACCAGGTGTTCGGAAGCACCACATCAGCAAACGGCTAGTTGCAACTAATGAACTATAAATAGAACTTTAGTGCTTgaa is drawn from Zingiber officinale cultivar Zhangliang chromosome 1B, Zo_v1.1, whole genome shotgun sequence and contains these coding sequences:
- the LOC121983108 gene encoding protein indeterminate-domain 7-like isoform X2, whose product is MMKGMRITQQQHDLAMVEENMSNLTSAASGETSFSSENPVQNKKKRNLPGNPDPEAEVVALSPQTLMARNRFVCEICSKGFQREQNLQLHRRGHNLPWKLKQRKEMVRKKVYVCPEASCVHHDPSRALGDLTGIKKHFSRKHGEKKWKCDKCSKKYAVQSDWKAHSKICGTREYKCECGTLFSRKDSFITHRAFCDALAKETASVNHHQSPLQFPQDSPSSLLQQPTLLQSQQLPPWQGSCSSGLTQFDPAAMIYHPPANYNPSPYMSATALLQKASEMGATMSRHSNLTQMALPRSTNVIGSSAEDAFEGMEGIAASHGVTRDFLGLQGLPQRSIFKLHGLEQQQQHQQSKKPWHG
- the LOC121983108 gene encoding protein indeterminate-domain 7-like isoform X1, yielding MMKGMRITQQQHDLAMVEENMSNLTSAASGETSFSSENPVQNKKKRNLPGNPDPEAEVVALSPQTLMARNRFVCEICSKGFQREQNLQLHRRGHNLPWKLKQRKEMVRKKVYVCPEASCVHHDPSRALGDLTGIKKHFSRKHGEKKWKCDKCSKKYAVQSDWKAHSKICGTREYKCECGTLFSRKDSFITHRAFCDALAKETASVNHHQSPLQFPQDSPSSLLQQPTLLQSQQLPPWQGSCSSGLTQFDPAAMIYHPPANYNPSPYMSATALLQKASEMGATMSRHSNLTQMALPRSTNVIGSSAEYVGHVENMVMSSPTSTTTPELTDGSCFRDAFEGMEGIAASHGVTRDFLGLQGLPQRSIFKLHGLEQQQQHQQSKKPWHG